The following are from one region of the Falco cherrug isolate bFalChe1 chromosome 19, bFalChe1.pri, whole genome shotgun sequence genome:
- the MTX1 gene encoding metaxin-1: MAAPMELFCWAGGWGLPSVDPDCLAVLTYARFTGAPLKVHRVSSPWRSPSGRLPALRTRDEGTISKTQQIITHLRKQKYNADYDLSATQGADTLAFVSLLEEKLLPVLIHIFWVDAKNYVEHTRKWYAENIPFPLNFFLPNCMHKQHLERLQLMWGDGYMEDEEKLEKELYRDARECLTLLSQRLGSQKFFFGDSPASLDAFVFSRLAPLLKAKLPNGKLQQHLKSLQNLCNYCTSILSLYFPWDGGEPPASAPRAAGTNGSEVEEDPHKRRNQLLSVLVGLAAMLGYAFLSGIVSIQRGGAGPAGRQPIALEEEEEEEEE, from the exons ATGGCGGCGCCCATGGAGCTGTTCTGctgggcggggggctgggggctgccctcgGTGGACCCCGACTGCCTGGCCGTGCTG ACCTACGCGCGGTTCACGGGGGCGCCGCTGAAGGTGCACCGGGTCAGCAGCCCCTGGCGCAGCCCCTCCG GGCGCCTGCCTGCGCTGAGGACGCGGGATGAGGGCACCATCTCCAAAACGCAGCAGATAATAACTCACCTCAGGAAACAg AAGTACAATGCCGACTACGACCTCTCAGCTACGCAGGGTGCAGACACGCTGGCCTTCGTGTCCCTCCTCGAGGAGAaactgctgccagtgctg ATCCACATTTTTTGGGTGGACGCAAAGAACTACGTGGAGCACACACGGAAATGGTACGCGGAAAACATTCCCTTCCCCCTGAACTTCTTCCTGCCCAACTGCATGCACAAGCAGCACCTGGAGCGGTTGCAGCTCATGTGGGGAGATGGCTACATGGAAGATgaggagaagctggagaaggag CTCTACCGGGACGCTCGGGAATGCCTGACACTCCTGTCCCAGCGCCTCGGCTCCCAGAAGTTTTTCTTTGGAGACTC GCCGGCCTCCCTCGACGCCTTTGTCTTCAGCCGCCTGGCGCCGCTCCTGAAGGCGAAGCTGCCCAATGGGaaactgcagcagcacctgaagTCCCTGCAGAACCTGTGCAACTACTGTACCTCCATCCTCAGTCTGTACTTCCCCTGGGACGGAG GTGAGCCCCCAGCCAGCGCCCCACGGGCTGCAGGCACCAACGGCAGCGAGGTGGAGGAGGACCCCCACAAACGGCGCAACCAGCTGCTGTcagtgctggtggggctggcagccatGCTGGGCTATGCCTTCCTGAGTGGCATCGTCTCCATCCAGCGTGGTGGTGCGGGGCCGGCTGGCCGCCAGCCCATCgccctggaggaggaggaagaggaggaggaggagtga
- the THBS3 gene encoding thrombospondin-3, with amino-acid sequence MGAPAGAGGPALGALLALLLLAAAGAARPGLHVIDLLMVSEARQMASITHKIRMELLTVNDIYLLSTFRLPPKQGGTLFGLYSKKDNTRWLEVSIVGKINKVLVRYLREDNKLHSVNLQHAHVADGQSHTIIVRLSGLRGDMLSVELYIDCKQTDSSVGLPELSEIPLAEVESIEVRTGQKAYQRMQGYVESMKLILGGSMSRVGALSECPFQGDESIHSAVTSVLASILGEQTKALVTQLTLFNRVLTELREDIRDQVKEMSLIRNTIMECQVCGFHEHRSRCNPNPCFSGVDCMETYEYPGYRCGPCPPGLEGNGTHCADIDECAHANPCFPGSKCINTAPGFRCEPCPRGYRGNTVSGVGADYARASKQVCTDIDECNDGNNGGCDPNSICTNTLGSYKCGPCKSGFVGNQTSGCIPQRSCSTPTSNPCDINGFCMFERNGEISCACNVGWAGNGNVCGQDTDLDGYPDEPLPCIDNNKHCKQDNCRLTPNSGQEDADNDGIGDQCDDDADGDGIKNVEDNCRLFPNKDQQNSDTDSFGDACDNCPNVPNNDQRDTDSNGEGDACDNDIDGDGIPNMLDNCPKVPNPLQTDRDEDGVGDACDSCPEMSNPTQTDMDSDLVGDICDTNEDSDGDGHQDTKDNCAEIPNSSQLDSDNDGLGDDCDNDDDNDGIPDYTAPGPDNCRLIPNPNQKDSDGNGVGDVCEEDFDNDTVVDQLDVCPESAEVTLTDFRAYQTVILDPEGDAQIDPNWVVLNQGMEIVQTMNSDPGLAVGYTAFNGVDFEGTFHVNTVTDDDYAGFIFSYQDSASFYVVMWKQTEQTYWQATPFRAVAEPGLQLKAVKSSTGPGEHLRNALWHTGHTPDHVRLLWKDPRNVGWRDKTSYRWQLAHRPQVGYIRVRLYEGPRLVADSGVIIDTTMRGGRLGVFCFSQENIIWSNLQYRCNDTIPADFEPFRRFLLEGRE; translated from the exons ATGGGGGCaccggcgggcgcggggggcccGGCGCTGGGCGCGCTGCTGGCGCTGCTCCTGCTGGCCGCCGCCGGCGCGGCTCGCCCGGGGCTGCACG TCATCGACCTGCTGATGGTGAGTGAGGCCCGGCAGATGGCCAGCATAACGCACAAGATCCGGATGGAGCTCCTGACGGTTAACGACATTTACCTGCTCTCCACCTTCCGCCTGCCCCCCAAGCAAGGGGGGACCCTCTTCGGGCTCTACTCCAAGAAGGACAACACGAGGTGGCTGGAGGTCTCCATAGTGGGGAAAATCAACAAAG TCCTGGTGCGCTACCTGCGGGAAGACAACAAGCTGCACTCGGTCAACCTGCAGCACGCGCACGTGGCGGATGGGCAGAGCCACACCATCATCGTGCGCCTGAGTGGGCTGCGCGGGGACATGCTGAGCGTGGAGCTCTACATCGACTGCAAGCAGACAGACTCCAGCGTGGGGCTGCCCGAGCTGTCGGAGATCCCCCTGGCAGAGGTGGAGTCCATTGAGGTGCGCACGGGGCAGAAGGCCTACCAGAGGATGCAG GGGTACGTAGAGTCGATGAAGCTGATCCTGGGAGGCTCCATGAGCCGCGTCGGGGCCCTGAGCGAGTGTCCCTTCCAAGGAGACGAGTCCATTCACAGTGCAG TGACAAGCGTGCTGGCCTCCATCCTGG GCGAGCAAACCAAGGCACTGGTCACACAGCTGACCCTCTTCAACCGGGTCCTGACCGAGCTGCGGGAGGACATCAGGGACCAG GTGAAGGAGATGTCTCTGATCCGCAACACCATCATGGAGTGCCAGGTCTGCG GCTTCCACGAGCACCGGTCCCGCTGCAACCCCAACCCCTGCTTCAGCGGCGTGGACTGCATGGAGACGTACGAGTACCCCGGGTACCGCTGTGGGCCCTGCCCGCCGGGGCTGGAGGGCAACGGCACACACTGCGCCGACATCGACGAG TGCGCTCATGCCAACCCCTGCTTCCCTGGCTCCAAGTGCATCAACACGGCCCCCGGCTTCCGCTGCGAGCCCTGTCCCCGCGGCTATCGGGGCAACACCGTCTCTGGTGTGGGTGCGGACTATGCGAGGGCCAGCAAGCAG GTTTGCACAGATATCGATGAATGCAACGATGGGAACAACGGGGGCTGTGACCCCAACTCCATCTGCACCAACACACTG GGCTCCTACAAGTGTGGTCCCTGCAAGTCAGGGTTTGTGGGGAACCAAACGTCCGGCTGCATCCCGCAGAGGTCCTGCAGCACTCCCACCTCCAACCCCTGCGACATCAATGGCTTCTGCATGTTCGAGAGGAACGGTGAAATCTCCTGCGCG TGCAatgtgggctgggctggcaatGGCAATGTGTGCGGGCAAGACACAGACCTCGATGGCTACCCAGATgagcccctgccctgcatcGACAATAACAAGCACTGCAAGCAG GACAACTGCCGCCTGACACCGAATTCAGGGCAAGAGGACGCCGACAATGATGGCATTGGGGACCAGTGTGATGACGATGCTGATGGTGATGGCATCAAGAATGTggag GACAACTGCCGGCTCTTCCCCAACAAGGACCAGCAGAACTCAGACACTGACTCCTTTGGGGATGCCTGTGACAACTGCCCCAACGTGCCCAACAACGACCAGCGGGACACAGACAGCAACGGCGAGGGGGACGCTTGCGATAACGACATCGATGGGGACG GGATTCCCAACATGCTGGATAACTGCCCCAAGGTGCCCAACCCTCTGCAGACAGACCGGGATGAGGACGGTGTTGGGGACGCCTGTGACAGTTGCCCTGAAATGAGCAACCCCACTCAG ACAGATATGGACAGCGATCTGGTAGGAGATATCTGTGACACCAACGAGGACAG CGATGGGGATGGGCATCAGGACACCAAGGACAACTGCGCTGAGATCCCCAACAGCTCCCAGCTGGACTCAGACAACGATGGGCTGGGGGATGACTGTGACAATGACGATGACAACGATGGCATCCCTGACTACACAGCGCCTGGCCCAGACAACTGCCGCCTCATCCCCAACCCCAACCAGAAGGACTCGGACG GGAACGGCGTGGGTGACGTGTGCGAGGAGGACTTCGACAACGACACGGTGGTGGACCAGCTGGACGTGTGCCCCGAGAGCGCCGAGGTGACACTGACTGACTTCCGCGCCTACCAGACCGTCATCCTGGACCCCGAGGGAGATGCCCAGATTGATCCCAACTGGGTTGTCCTCAACCAG GGCATGGAGATCGTGCAGACCATGAACAGTGACCCAGGCTTGGCTGTTG GCTACACAGCCTTCAACGGAGTGGACTTCGAGGGCACCTTCCACGTCAACACTGTCACCGATGATGACTACGCCGGCTTCATCTTCAGCTACCAGGACAGCGCCAGCTTCTACGTGGTGATGTGGAAGCAAACGGAGCAGACATACTGGCAGGCCACCCCCTTCCGTGCCGTGGCCGAGCCGGGGCTGCAGCTCAAG GCAGTGAAGTCCTCGACGGGCCCTGGGGAGCACCTGCGCAACGCGTTGTGGCACACGGGCCACACACCCGACCATGTCCGCCTGCTCTGGAAGGACCCACGTAACGTGGGCTGGCGGGACAAGACGTCGTACCGCTGGCAGCTGGCGCACAGGCCCCAGGTGGGCTATATCAG GGTGCGGCTGTACGAGGGCCCGCGGCTGGTGGCCGACTCCGGGGTGATCATCGACACCACCATgcgcggggggcggctgggggtCTTTTGCTTCTCCCAGGAGAacatcatctggtccaacctgCAGTACCGCTGCAACG ACACGATCCCCGCCGACTTCGAGCCGTTCCGCCGGTTCCTGCTGGAGGGACGCGAGTGA
- the MUC1 gene encoding mucin-1: MAFTAFLLLLLLLSTGAHNMETDTTAAVTAMTDTTDTAMTTETTITPTITTLNTMNSKSTSMKRTQSSVFSHATVPPTTNFQSSNSSGGNATTKSTAVPTLSSAATSHIINATTNSTMVPVTSSTATSHIINATTNSTMVPVTSSTATSHIINATTNSTMVPITSSTAISHIINATTNSTMVPITSSTATSHIINSTADSTTVPAPSSTAISHINATANSTTVPAPSSTAISHIINATANSTTVPAPSSTAISHIINATANSTTVPAPSSTAISHINATANSSNSVPSFGTNTTNSSSVAPTSTTGGGTVIPISTTKDSGSSSTRAVPTRKTSATTQGSTAPTQTPMAALGSSGAPNPSMVQLLTHVQLSFHILNRSFNESLRDPTSKEYGSLSHTVLTMFEHVFGCASCMGRQTYKGCSELRFSPGSVQVQSTLIFAHGNETTSQAMEQRLRSSLDPKGFIMDLQLADIQSTVEVMSPAPVPAVPGWAIALLVLVCILLLLNILACLLLATCTCRRKSRGKLDLFSTKDSYHPMAEYALYQSHGRYVSPNSKPNPYSQVASSNGAGVGTFTYTNPATSDNL; this comes from the exons ATGGCGTTCactgcctttctgctgctgctgctgctgctgagcacag GTGCACATAACATGGAGACTGACACAACTGCTGCAGTGACAGCCATGACTGACACGACTGACACAGCGATGACCACTGAGACGACCATCACCCCCACGATCACAACTCTGAACACAATGAACTCCAAAAGCACAAGTATGAAGAGGACCCAATCCTCTGTCTTCTCCCATGCCACGGTCCCCCCCACCACAAACTTCCAGTCCAGCAACAGCTCTGGAGGCAATGCCACAACCAAAAGCACTGCGGTGCCCACCCTGAGCAGCGCTGCCACCTCCCACATCATCAATGCCACAACCAACAGCACCATGGTGCCCGTCACTAGCAGCACTGCCACCTCCCACATCATCAATGCCACAACCAACAGCACCATGGTGCCCGTCACTAGCAGCACTGCCACCTCCCACATCATCAATGCCACAACCAACAGCACCATGGTGCCCATCACTAGCAGCACTGCCATTTCCCACATCATCAATGCCACAACCAACAGCACCATGGTGCCCATCACTAGCAGCACTGCCACCTCCCACATCATCAACAGCACTGCTGACAGCACCACGGTGCCCGCCCCAAGCAGCACTGCCATTTCCCACATCAACGCCACTGCCAACAGCACCACAGTGCCTGCCCCAAGCAGCACTGCCATCTCCCACATCATCAACGCCACTGCCAACAGCACCACGGTGCCTGCCCCAAGCAGCACTGCCATCTCCCACATCATCAACGCCACTGCCAACAGCACCACGGTGCCTGCCCCAAGCAGCACTGCCATCTCCCACATCAATGCCACAGCCAACAGCAGCAACTCGGTCCCCTCCTTCGGCACCAACACAAccaacagcagctctgtggctcCCACCTCCACCACAGGTGGTGGCACAGTGATCCCTATCTCCACCACCAAAGacagtgggagcagcagcactcGGGCTGTCCCCACACGGAAAACCTCTGCCACCACACAGGGCAGCACGGCTCCCACACAGACCCCCATGGCTGCGCTGGGTAGCAGCGGTGCTCCCAACCCCAGCATGGTCCAGCTGCTCACCCACGTCCAGCTGTCCTTCCACATCCTCAACAGGAGCTTCAATGAGAGCCTGCGCGACCCCACGTCGAAGGAGTACGGGAGCCTGAGCCACACTGTCTTGACCATG TTCGAACATGTCTTCGGCTGCGCGAGCTGCATGGGCAGGCAGACCTACAAGGGGTGCAGCGAGCTCCGTTTCAG CCCAGGCTCGGTGCAGGTGCAGTCCACCCTCATCTTTGCACATGGCAATGAAACCACCAGCCAGGCCATGGAGCAACGGCTGAGGAGCAGCCTGGACCCGAAGGGCTTCATCATGGACCTGCAGCTGGCCGACATCCAGA GCACTGTGGAGGTGATGTCCCCGGCACCGGTGCCTGCAGTCCCAGGTTGGGCCATTGCTCTGCTGGTCCTGgtctgcatcctgctgctgctgaacatcCTCGCCTGCCTTCTGCTG GCCACCTGCACCTGCCGCCGGAAAAGCCGAGGGAAGCTGGACCTGTTCAGCACGAAGGACTCCTACCACCCCATGGCTGAGTACGCCCTGTACCAGAGCCACGGGCGCTACGTCTCACCCAACAGCAAACCCAACCCCTACAGCCAG GTGGCCAGCAGCAATGGCGCGGGGGTCGGCACCTTCACCTACACCAACCCTGCCACCTCCGACAACCTCTga